The sequence CTGTTGGTATTGAGTAGCTCACACGCAGGTATCTGTGTCCGAAGAGTTTGCTTGTGTAAGATCCTTCCCTTGTGAAGATCTTCCTGTCCAGGAGGTAGTTTGCAACATCCATTGGTTTTATTCCTGCATCATAAAGGTCTATTGCCATCATGTTACCATCTGATGGGTAGACTGGGATGAATGCTCCCTCAACCTGGTCAACTGCTTCCTTGATTATCTTCTGGTTACCCCTGGTGGTGTTCCTGATGCGGTCAAGCCATTCTGGTTTGGTTTTAAGGGCTGCTATTGCACCGTGCTGTGCAACAACGTTGGTTCCTAAGTCGTTTATCACGATACTTCTTATTGAGTTTATAACCTCTGGAATTCCTATTATTCCACCGATCCTCATGCCTGCCATTCCATAGATCTTGGAGAAGCTGTATATGGTGATGGTGTGTTCAGGTGCGTAGTTAGCCATCAAATGATGATCCCTTGCAAAATCACGGTAGGTGATGTCATGTAACAGGTAGATGTCATTGTCCTCTGCAATATCTGCAAACTCCTTTAACTCCTCCTTGGTGTAGCATGATCCAAGTGGGTTTAATGGATCGATGAGTATCACCAGTTTGGTGTTATCGTCCATGTTCTCCCTGACAAGGTCCGGTGTGAGTTTGTAACCGCACTCCTGGTTGTAGATTGGAACTGATTTTACATGGTCTCCGAACCTGCTTGCGAAGTTGTCTATTATGAGGTAGCCTGGGTCAGAGGTTATGGTGTTGTTCTCTGGCTCCAGAATGTCGTTGGCGCAAAGGTACAGAGATTCTGTACCACCTGCAGTTATGAGAATGTCAAACCTGCCATCGTTGAGTCCAAGATCCTCCAGTACAAGTTCCTTCAGTTCAGGGAATCCTTCTGGAGGTGGGTATTTGCAGTAGTTTCTCTTTCTGATACTGCCCATCATGGCGTTCATAATTCCGTTTTCATCATGAAGGTGGTTGGTGTTTTGACCCATCCAGATCATGTCTTCGTCGTTGTAAACGTAATTGAAAAATTCGTTGGGTGTTTTAAAACCCTTTGGTATCATCTTTGCAGCTTTTGCATACTTCTTAGGTGAAATCATACATCTCACAACACAATCGTATCTATAATTATCTTAAAAAAGCAGATAACCCTTAGAATTATTAAATGCTTAAAAATACGGTTTTATCCTCTCAAACAAATATTTTTTTATATTTAATATCTCTTTAGTGTATCTTTTTTTAGGTGTATCAACCAAAACAGGAAAATTACCTTTGCCCGTTTTGAACAATAAGTTTTCTAAAATCTATCTTCTTACATCAATTGATATTTAATGGTTTATACCATTACCAATCTTTCTTTTTTATTTTGTATTGACATGATTTAAAATTATCTATTCCCCACAACTTAATCAGTTGATGCATTTTATTTCCAGTATTTCATTTTTGATTTTATAGTTGATTTTATTGATTTTATTGATTTTATAAAAAAATTGATTTTATAAAGTTATTATTTAATTATATTTTATAAAAAGTTCCCAAAGGTATGTTTGGATGAACACTGCAGAACATCTTAAAATAATGCTAAATGGATGAAGTATTATGTAATCATTCCAGTCCATGATCAACTATTCTGAAACGCGCCCTGAGCCCTTCAGGCCGGCTTCTGTGGCGTTTCAAAACTGCAAAACGTTCACCGCTGCCGTTGATCCTCACAACCTCAACCATGATCTTGCTCCAGTACTTGAGTATGGTACCTCCAACCGGTTCTATCATACTGTCTGTACCGTCAGCATCAAAAACAGAGTAAATTTGGTTGGTTATCACAATTGCAACGTTGTTTTTCCTTGCAATCCTTGAGAGTCTTCCCATTTGCTTTCCAAGCTCCCTGTTCATCTGTTTGGATTCTCCATCCTTCAGCCTGTAAAGTGCAACTGCAGAATCCAGCACAACAAGTTCAACTTTCTCCTTTCCAGAATCTATGTGGTTTTCAATTTTTTCCAAAACTTCGTTCTGTTCCCTGAAGGTTGTGGGTTCCAGGATCATGATGTTAGATGCAAAACTATCGAAATTTCCGTTTGATATCTGTTTTACCCTTTCTATTGAAAATCCACCTTCTGTGTCTACAAATATGGCTTTACCACCATTTTTTGCACACTGTACAACAAGCTGCAGAGCTATGTTGGTTTTACCCGAACCTGGAGGGCCGTAAAACTGGGTTAAACATCCCCTTTCAACACCTCCCCCCAGCATGTTGTCTATGGGTGATGCTGTGGGTATTTTGCTCTTTTCTTCAAGGTTGGATAAAACTTTCAAGATATTTACTCCTTCTAAAAATTCATTTTCATGACACCCATAGTATTTGATTTAAGTTTTACAGATGTTCATGGGTTTAATTAAGAATTTATTATTTAAAATATTTTTTGTAATATTTCTTTTCTGATTCTTCTATGAGATAAATTTGTTAACTCCATAAAAATAGATTTGCCCCTAGAATCCACCAGATTTTTTTAATAAAAAAATTTTTAAATTTCATAAAAGATATATTAAGATCACAAGACTTGTAGTTCCATGGAGATTTTTATTGAAATTTCAGTAGATAAACTTAAACACACCATTTTAACGTACGTACCTATTAAGCTGAAATCTCCAACGTTCCACCGGGCATGAAACCCTATTAATTTTGAGGAGTTAAATTCAGGAGTGTGAAATAAATGGACGTGGTTTTAATAAATCCCTGTGATGAAAATGCCGTGAAGAATTGTTTAGGCTTCAAGGTTCCTCCACTGAATCTCATGTACCTTGCTGCATCCCTTGAAAAAGCAGAGTTATCTGTTAAAATACTGGATGATGATATCATGCAGATGGGTGAGGAGAAGATCACACAGATGGTTTCAAAGATGGATCCATCCATCGTGGGGCTTACAGCCAGCACATCCAACATAAAAAAAGCATTGAAATATGCTGAAAGTGTGAAAAAAGCACTTCCTAATTCAATTACCATGATAGGAGGTCCTCACACAACGTTCATCCCAGTTGAAACCCTCCAGGAAAATGAATGCCTGGATGTGGTTGTTGTTGGTGAGGGTGAAGAAACCGTTGTTGATCTGGCTGAAAAATACTTAAAGTATGGTATAACCTGCTTAAATGATGTTAAAGGCATAGTTTACAGGGATAAGAAAGGCGTGATTCAAGTGACACAACCAAGGCCTTTGATTAAAGACTTGGATTCCCTTCCATTCCCTGCACGTCACCTTGTACCCTTTGATGCCTATGGCGTTTCAAAGGATCAAGAGGGTGACATGATAACAAGCAGGGGATGTGTTTATTCCTGCGGCTACTGTTCCTCCTCACTGATAATGGGGAAAAGATTCCGCTCAAGAAGTCCTGAAAATGTTGTTGACGAAGTTGAAGAACTCGTGGACAGCTACAAAATCAGAAACATAGCCTTCCTCGACGACACCTTCATGATGAACAAGCGCCGTGCAGGTGAAATAGCCGATGAAATAAATTTAAGGGGCCTTGATGTAAGTTACGTTGCATCATCAAGGGTTGATATGGTTAATAAGGTACTTCTCGCCAAACTGAAAAGTTCAGGAATGAGCACCCTTTACTATGGAGTGGAGTCAGGTTCACAGAGAGTTTTAGACCTTATGAAGAAGGGAATCACATTAAAACAGGCCGAAGATGCTGTTAAATCTGCAAAAGATGAAGGTATAAAGGTTTTGACCTCCTTTATCCTGGGTTTCCCTGGGGAAACTGCAGAAGAAATGGATAAAACAATTGATTTTTCAATTAAGTTGAATGCAGATTACAGTCAGTACTCAATATTAACTCCATTCCCTGGAACGCCAATTTACCATGAACTTAAGGCTAAAAAACTCCTGGACACAGAGAACTGGGATAAATACACAGTTCTGAAATCTGTTATAAATTACAACGACCTGGGGCTGAGCAAGAAGTTTGTGGAACGAAAACTGGCAAAAGCCTACCTAAAATTTTACACAAGACCTAAATATTTACTTGAACATAGAAACATGTTCAAGGTAATGGTTGAAACTATTTTTAGAAGTTTTGTACTTCCTAAATTCAAAAATGGAACCAGTGATGGATGGTACCATGATTTGAACAGCCAAATGCCATGAGAATACCTGAGAAATTTAAATTTGATTTCAAAAGATTCCAAAAAAAGTTAGATCATGTATTCCTGATACATTCATGTATTTTCAGATATAATTCATGTATTTTTATTTATCAGGAATTTAACACTGAAACATCCACAAAAACCATTTAAAAGGAGTATTTTGTTGATTAATTTTTACAGATCGATTGATTTTGGAATTATTTGAGTGGAATTATTTGATCTTCTCAATTATCTCATCAAAAAGTTCTACCCCCGAACCCCTGCGAATCACTGAAGGAGGACGACAAGTTAAATCAACAACCGTTGATGGTAAGCTTTCTTTAAACGTTCCTGCATCTAAGATAAGGTCAACCGATCCACCAATCTGTTTATAAACCCCTTCTGAGGATTCTGGAACCTTCATGCCTGATATGTTGGCACTTGTGGCTGTTACCGGAAATTCTCGTGAAAGTTCCATTGAAACTCTACTGTCAGGTATTCTGACACCAATTTTAGCTTCACCTGCAGTTAAAGTTGAGCTTATGCATTCTTTTTTGTTTAAAATCAGCGTGAACGGACCCGGAAGAAGTTTCCTCACAATTTTTTCAGTTTCACTGTCCATGTAAGCAACTTTTGAAATGGATTCAACTTTGGGGAGGCAAACTGAAAGCGGCTTCGATCTCGATCGTTTTTTGATACTGAAAACCCTTTCAACAGCATCCTCATTGAATATGTTGACACCAATACCATAAAGGGTGTCTGTTGGATAAACAACAACTCCTCCTTCCCTTAGTATATTAAGTGCAAGTTCAATTTTATCTTTTTCAGGTTTTTGAGGGTTAATTTTAATCAGCTTCATCTCATCATCTTTATTTTATATTTAATTGGGATCATCTTTAATTTGGAAAAAATACTTATGAATTTCGATACATTAATTGATCCAAATGATTCATATAATTTTTTTTTGGATTTTCTAAAAAAAGGATTTTCTAAAAAAAGATTCCAAAAAAATGGATCTGAAAAATCCATGAAATCCAAATCAAAAGTATATATCTAACTCCACCTATAACTAGAGGTATGCTGAACAGACTACGACCCAATGTCAAGAAATTCATAGACCCCCTAGCCAAGAGAATAAACGTAAATCCCAATGTACTGACCATTTTAGGGTTGATTGTGAGCATTCTATCAGGATTCATGTTCGCGGTAGGTGATCTCCTGCTTGGAGCAGCCATGATACTTCTGGGTGGCTTTGTTGACATGCTCGATGGTGCTGTTGCACGTAACAATTCATCCAAAACAAAGTTTGGAGGAATTTTAGACTCCACATCAGACAGATTTGCAGACGCAGCAATAATAATTGGTATAATGTATGGTGGCTTTGTAAACCCACTCATTGGTGCCCTTGCAATTCATGCATCCCTAACTGTGAGCTACGTCCGGGCAAGAGCTGAATCTGAGGGAATCAGCTGCAGTGTTGGATTCGCTGAAAGGGCTGAACGTTTGATCATAGTAGTTGCAGGAGCCATTTTAAGCGTTGTTTTCCATGAAAACATGATCCTGTATGGAGCAGTTGTTCTTATAATGATTTTAGGATATTTAACTGTCTTCCAAAGGGTTTATCATTCCTGGAAAGAACTGAAAGGACAATGAAGTACGTGATTAAAGTAAAAAGTTGATGATTTATTTTTTTTATTCCATTATTTTTGAGTTGAACCTCACAGATGGATTTTTTAGGGGATCGTATCCAAAAAAACAGGTGTGGTAAAATGTATGGAGACGTTGAAAGGATAAAGAAGGATATTGAATTATTTGCAAAAAATATAAAAGAATTAGAATCCATAGAAATTCATGGAAACCAGGAACGGATCGTTGAAATGGCAGAAAGCTACTGCCAGGACACAAGTTACTACCTTGAAAAAAAGGATCAAATGACTGCATTTGGATGTATAACCTATGCACATGGACTTCTCGATGCCGTGCGCATACTACATGACCTCATTTAAATCTCCAGGATTTAAAACCAATCATGTAACTTTTTAAAATGATTTAGAGATCCTTTGAGTAAACCTGATCAAGTAGAACTTAAATGGCTTAAATTAATAGAATTATTCCCTGATAATTAGATTAAAAATTTAAATGGGGATAAAATGAAAAAACTGTTTAAAAAAGAATCAGAAGTTGAAAAACATTCAAAAGAACATGTTGAACTTGTTTATGAATGTGTTCACGGGCTCAAAAAGCTTATGGAATTTTTTTACAGCAATGATTTTGATTCTCTGGATTTAGAAGTTGAAAAAATATCCCAACTCGAACATTCAGCCGACGTGATCCGTAGAAGTATGGAAATTGAATTCTATGATGGTGCATTCTTACCCTTCGACCGTGAGGATAGAATAATTCTCGCAGAGCTTGTGGATGGTGTTGCTGACATGACACAAGAAACAGCCTATGGAATAAGCCTCAGCAGAATCCAGTTCCCAGAGAAATTCCAGGAAGACTTCATGGAGATAACACAGGGAGTCTTAAATTCTGTGGCCATACTGAAGGATTGTATAGAACTTCTTGACGTTGATTTAAGGGCTACAATGTTGAAGGCTCATGAACTGGAAGAAATGGAAGATGCTGTTGACAAGATCGAGAGAAGAATTCTCAGAAAACTCTATGATTCCTACAGAAACAATGAATTTGGAATATTAAGATTACTTGAACTTAAAAATACTGTTTTACGCCTTGGAAATGTGGTTGACAGAGCAGAAGATGCATCGGACCGTGTTTTGATAATGGTTGCTAAACGAAAGGGATGAACCATCACAGAACCTAGAATATGTATTGAAAATATTTCTAACATGATTTTATCCATCATTTCTATCATTCTATCCCAGAATACATCTTAAAAATTAAATTAAGATCAACAGTTCAACTTTTCTATGAAAAACCTGGAAAGCATGAACATGGATTTTGAAGAAAAAATCTCAAAAGCCGTTACAGATTTGAGGTACCTCTTAAATAGGGGTTACAGGAAGAAAGGAGCCTTGAAATTTGTTTCAGACAGATATCTCCTTAACATCCATGAGAGAAATTACCTTGCAAGAAAGGTTTTCTCAAGGGAGGCAGCACTATCCCGACAAAACAAGATCCTTGATATCTCCCGTGTAAAGGATGAAAACGTTTTTGTGGACGGATACAACGTTCTTATAACAGTTGAAAGCATATGTACTGGTTATCCATCCCTTGTAAGATGTGATGATGGATTTTTAAGGGATATTAATGCTGTTTTTGGAAAGTACAAGATCAACGATACAACAAAAACTGCTTTAACCCAGATAATGCTCATTTTAAAGTATTACAACCCCAGATTCGTGAAATTTCTATACGACAGCCCAGTGAGTCAGAGTGGGGAACTTTCAAAGATCACAAGAAATATTTTAAAGGCCAGTGATGTTTCTGGAGATGCAGTGACATCTAAAAATGTTGATTCTGAACTTATATCATTATCTAAAGATATTGGAGGCATTGTTGCAACCAGTGACAGTGCTGTTATTGATAAAATCCAGAGAGTTATTGACATACCCTGTGAAATCCTGAAAAAAATGAGGTAATGTTGCTAGTTAAAAATCTAATAGTTAAAAATCAAAATTTAAAACAACATTATCCTATTAAATTAAAGTTCCATGTAAAAAAAAAGGTTTGAACTTAAAAGGTTTCAATGTAATATGAGATTATAATTAATAGTTATAATTAATAAAAAAACTTCCACAGCTGGAATTAAGTAAAGTTAATTATTTACAATAAAAAAAAGTTATTTCTAAAGTTTTAAAAAAGATTTTTCCATAAAAAATGTAAATAGAAGTTTTAAACTTCTAAATCATTCCATATCTTCGAATCTTTCTTCTAATTTTTCAAGCACACCAGGAAGACTGGTATATTCCATTTCATCTGCTGGTAACCGGTGTGGTTCGAATGGACCATGCCTTCTCATGTATTCCGCTACTTCAGATGCAAGGTTTCTTGATCTGTCGAATGCAGGGTCATCGAACATGTCAACTGGTCCAACGAGCTTTGCATCTGCTACCTGGAATCCTAGGCTTGTTACACGTGGTGGGCCGTCGAATCTTACTGGGCGAGCGTTTGCTGTGGAAACTGGCATTAATGGTCCGTTGTGTGAACCCCTCATCCATCCACTCACGAGGTGTGGGAATGCGAATGGTTCAACTACTTCTCCTGCTGCTGGGAAACCAGACTGTGACCTTACTATGGCAACTGGGTCGTCTTTTCCTATGTACTGTCCTGCCATGAGGTTTAATCTTTCTGTGCTTATGGATGCAGCTATTTCGTTGTCGCTTCTCCTTGTAACGTGTTTTATAACGTACCTTCCAGTTGAGCCTATAAGGGCAAGAAGATCGTACATCTCATCTGGACATTTCATTGTAACTTTTCTGTGTTCTATGACATCAAAGATCTCAAATTCGTATCCTTTGTGGAGTGATGGGTCTATTACAAGTCCTGCTGTGTTGAATGGGTCTGCGAACATTCTAAATATAGGAAGGTTGAATGCTCCAGGTTCTGTTTTGTCACAGCAGAAAACAAATACTGGGTCGGATGGTCTTTCTTTGAACTCCATCTCAGCACATCCTGGACCCATTCCTTTGATGTTACCAGAGAATGTGTCAGATAAAAGGTCCTGACCTGCACCGTAGAGTTTCAAGCTTTTTGCAACTTTTGTTGCTTCCATAAAGGCGTTGAATGCAAGTTCGTGGACTTCTTCGTTTTCTTCACCGTTTGTGTGGGTCATGATCAAGTCTATGTCGTCACCACAGTTGGTTATATGATAATCCACAAGAAGTTCTTCTTCCTTTGCTTTTGCCAGTAATGAGTCGCATTTCTGTTTAAGCGCGTCATGAGTCACTGCATGTCCTGCAACACTACCAACATCTGCTTTTATTACACTAATCGTTGTTTTCATTTTGGTACCTCCAAAAAAATCATAAAATTTCTTTAAGCAGCATTTAGACCACTGATCATCGTATTTTAGGTAATGGAAAATCATTAATAATCTTAAGTTCAATGACCTAAAAGCAGTTAAAATCTACTTTAAGTTTATCTTATGAGAGAACTTATGATTTGGTGGCCATATAAAATTTACTATACCTCCAAGTTACGTGAAATGTATAACGAAGTGGTATAATTTCTATGCGATATAAAATGGGTCAAAACCATAGGGTAATGACATGTTACTTTCTATAGTTTTTAAGATAAAAAATTATTTAATTTGGAACTTATTTTTTAAAATCAGATTATTAAATAAAATCAAATTGTTAAAGCAAATTTTCGGTCTAACATCAGCACAAGGATTGCATGTTAAAGCTATAACTGTATGTATCCTTAAAAAAGTTTTTGAAAGATTAAAGACCTTCAAATATCGTTTTAACCTGTTCCGCCATTTCCATGGTTGATGCAACACCACCAAGATCAGGTGTGACAACCTTACCATCCCTTAAAACCTTTGTTAATGCCTTTTCAAGTTTCTGAGATTCTTCAACTTCACCAAGGTATTTTAGCATCATACACATTGAAAGTATCATGGCTGATGGGTTTGCAATTCCTTTTCCTGCAATGTCTGGAGCTGACCCATGTACTGGTTCAAAAAGTCCATTTTTATCGCCAATATTGGCTGATGGAATCAGTCCCAGACCACCTACAAGTCCTGCCCCTTCATCTGAGAGTATATCGCCAAAGAGGTTGGTTGTGACCATAACGTCGAAGTTCTGAGGTTTTGTTATGAGGTACATGGCTGTTGCATCCACATAAAAGTCTTCCGATCGTATATCATTGTATTCATGAGCAACCTCGTAGAAGGTGTCCTTGAAAATTCCATCTGTCTTCTTAAGGACGTTGGCCTTGTGAACCGCTGTGACCTTTTTTCTCATGTTTTTTCTGGCGTATTCAAATGCAAATTTACATATACGCTCACAAGCCCCTCGCGTTACAACACGTACCGCCTCTGCACCATCATCTGTGTATTTTTCAACTCCTGAATAGAGCCCCTCTGTATTTTCCCTTACAATAACAAAATCAAGGCCTTCAAAGAGAAAAGGAGTTCCTTCATAGGATTTCACCGGCCTTAAATTCACGTAAAGATCAAGTTCCTTTCTCAGGGTTATTATACCACTTTTCTGTCCGGGTACCGTTGTAACAGCACCAAAAAGAGTTGCATCTGACTTTTTTGAAGTCGAAATCGTTTCATCGGGTATCGTGCTTCCGGTTCTTTTAAAACATTCGTTACCTGCATGGGCAGTTTCGTAGCTAAAATCAATTTCTGAGACTTCAAGTATGTAGAGTGCAGCTTCCATAACCTCAGGTCCTATTCCATCTCCAGGTATAACAGTTAATCTGTACATAAAAATCACACTTTGGTTCGATTTATTGGACACCTCTGGGCATCCGAATCCCATTAACTAAATCAAATATTCAGTTCAAAATCTATATTTCTATTATGTTCTTGTTCATTTATTGATTTAAGTTTTTATGATTTTTAATTTAGAATAGATGGTTTTTAAAATGGATTTGCAGAATTATTGATTTAAAAGAAGAAGATTACGATTGATTACCCTCAATTCATGTTTCAGTTATGGAAAAGTTTATTCGAAAGGAGGAACAAAGTAACAAAATGTAATTAAATGTACTATTTAGTTGAACATAAAAAATGTAGCGACCATTTTAATGGTTTAATAAATGTTTACTTCATTGAAACTGATTGAATTTAAGATATAAAATATTTAATGGTTTAAGGTGGTAAAATGGAAAGGGAAAACAGCGTTAAAAGGCTTATAGATACTCTAAAAGATGATGATGAACTGGTTCAGTTACAGGCCATGGGACTTCTTGAAGAGGTTGGTGAACCTGCTGTGGACCCCCTCATAGAGGCCCTTGATAATGAGGATAAAAATATTCGAAAGGGTGCAGTACGGGTTCT is a genomic window of Methanobacterium congolense containing:
- the radB gene encoding DNA repair and recombination protein RadB, which gives rise to MKVLSNLEEKSKIPTASPIDNMLGGGVERGCLTQFYGPPGSGKTNIALQLVVQCAKNGGKAIFVDTEGGFSIERVKQISNGNFDSFASNIMILEPTTFREQNEVLEKIENHIDSGKEKVELVVLDSAVALYRLKDGESKQMNRELGKQMGRLSRIARKNNVAIVITNQIYSVFDADGTDSMIEPVGGTILKYWSKIMVEVVRINGSGERFAVLKRHRSRPEGLRARFRIVDHGLE
- the aksF gene encoding homoisocitrate dehydrogenase; the encoded protein is MYRLTVIPGDGIGPEVMEAALYILEVSEIDFSYETAHAGNECFKRTGSTIPDETISTSKKSDATLFGAVTTVPGQKSGIITLRKELDLYVNLRPVKSYEGTPFLFEGLDFVIVRENTEGLYSGVEKYTDDGAEAVRVVTRGACERICKFAFEYARKNMRKKVTAVHKANVLKKTDGIFKDTFYEVAHEYNDIRSEDFYVDATAMYLITKPQNFDVMVTTNLFGDILSDEGAGLVGGLGLIPSANIGDKNGLFEPVHGSAPDIAGKGIANPSAMILSMCMMLKYLGEVEESQKLEKALTKVLRDGKVVTPDLGGVASTMEMAEQVKTIFEGL
- the fbp gene encoding fructose-1,6-bisphosphate aldolase/phosphatase — translated: MKTTISVIKADVGSVAGHAVTHDALKQKCDSLLAKAKEEELLVDYHITNCGDDIDLIMTHTNGEENEEVHELAFNAFMEATKVAKSLKLYGAGQDLLSDTFSGNIKGMGPGCAEMEFKERPSDPVFVFCCDKTEPGAFNLPIFRMFADPFNTAGLVIDPSLHKGYEFEIFDVIEHRKVTMKCPDEMYDLLALIGSTGRYVIKHVTRRSDNEIAASISTERLNLMAGQYIGKDDPVAIVRSQSGFPAAGEVVEPFAFPHLVSGWMRGSHNGPLMPVSTANARPVRFDGPPRVTSLGFQVADAKLVGPVDMFDDPAFDRSRNLASEVAEYMRRHGPFEPHRLPADEMEYTSLPGVLEKLEERFEDME
- a CDS encoding DUF357 domain-containing protein, whose translation is MYGDVERIKKDIELFAKNIKELESIEIHGNQERIVEMAESYCQDTSYYLEKKDQMTAFGCITYAHGLLDAVRILHDLI
- a CDS encoding TIGR00153 family protein; the protein is MKKLFKKESEVEKHSKEHVELVYECVHGLKKLMEFFYSNDFDSLDLEVEKISQLEHSADVIRRSMEIEFYDGAFLPFDREDRIILAELVDGVADMTQETAYGISLSRIQFPEKFQEDFMEITQGVLNSVAILKDCIELLDVDLRATMLKAHELEEMEDAVDKIERRILRKLYDSYRNNEFGILRLLELKNTVLRLGNVVDRAEDASDRVLIMVAKRKG
- a CDS encoding L-threonylcarbamoyladenylate synthase, with amino-acid sequence MKLIKINPQKPEKDKIELALNILREGGVVVYPTDTLYGIGVNIFNEDAVERVFSIKKRSRSKPLSVCLPKVESISKVAYMDSETEKIVRKLLPGPFTLILNKKECISSTLTAGEAKIGVRIPDSRVSMELSREFPVTATSANISGMKVPESSEGVYKQIGGSVDLILDAGTFKESLPSTVVDLTCRPPSVIRRGSGVELFDEIIEKIK
- the pgsA gene encoding archaetidylinositol phosphate synthase — its product is MLNRLRPNVKKFIDPLAKRINVNPNVLTILGLIVSILSGFMFAVGDLLLGAAMILLGGFVDMLDGAVARNNSSKTKFGGILDSTSDRFADAAIIIGIMYGGFVNPLIGALAIHASLTVSYVRARAESEGISCSVGFAERAERLIIVVAGAILSVVFHENMILYGAVVLIMILGYLTVFQRVYHSWKELKGQ
- a CDS encoding DUF434 domain-containing protein, with protein sequence MDFEEKISKAVTDLRYLLNRGYRKKGALKFVSDRYLLNIHERNYLARKVFSREAALSRQNKILDISRVKDENVFVDGYNVLITVESICTGYPSLVRCDDGFLRDINAVFGKYKINDTTKTALTQIMLILKYYNPRFVKFLYDSPVSQSGELSKITRNILKASDVSGDAVTSKNVDSELISLSKDIGGIVATSDSAVIDKIQRVIDIPCEILKKMR
- a CDS encoding pyridoxal phosphate-dependent aminotransferase, producing MISPKKYAKAAKMIPKGFKTPNEFFNYVYNDEDMIWMGQNTNHLHDENGIMNAMMGSIRKRNYCKYPPPEGFPELKELVLEDLGLNDGRFDILITAGGTESLYLCANDILEPENNTITSDPGYLIIDNFASRFGDHVKSVPIYNQECGYKLTPDLVRENMDDNTKLVILIDPLNPLGSCYTKEELKEFADIAEDNDIYLLHDITYRDFARDHHLMANYAPEHTITIYSFSKIYGMAGMRIGGIIGIPEVINSIRSIVINDLGTNVVAQHGAIAALKTKPEWLDRIRNTTRGNQKIIKEAVDQVEGAFIPVYPSDGNMMAIDLYDAGIKPMDVANYLLDRKIFTREGSYTSKLFGHRYLRVSYSIPTEQVEYFGEEFLKAIDAIKSK
- a CDS encoding B12-binding domain-containing radical SAM protein; protein product: MDVVLINPCDENAVKNCLGFKVPPLNLMYLAASLEKAELSVKILDDDIMQMGEEKITQMVSKMDPSIVGLTASTSNIKKALKYAESVKKALPNSITMIGGPHTTFIPVETLQENECLDVVVVGEGEETVVDLAEKYLKYGITCLNDVKGIVYRDKKGVIQVTQPRPLIKDLDSLPFPARHLVPFDAYGVSKDQEGDMITSRGCVYSCGYCSSSLIMGKRFRSRSPENVVDEVEELVDSYKIRNIAFLDDTFMMNKRRAGEIADEINLRGLDVSYVASSRVDMVNKVLLAKLKSSGMSTLYYGVESGSQRVLDLMKKGITLKQAEDAVKSAKDEGIKVLTSFILGFPGETAEEMDKTIDFSIKLNADYSQYSILTPFPGTPIYHELKAKKLLDTENWDKYTVLKSVINYNDLGLSKKFVERKLAKAYLKFYTRPKYLLEHRNMFKVMVETIFRSFVLPKFKNGTSDGWYHDLNSQMP